TATTACAGGTCGTATTATGGTATTCATTTACAGAGAAAAGGAAAGAATTTAGCATTTGCCTCTAAGGTTATCAATTTAAAGATTTATGTACTTTTGTCTCACAGACATATGTCTGAACAATATTTAAACTACTATTCTAATAAGATGAAGACCAAACGTACAAGAAGTTCCTTTCGTTCGATGAGTTCGGAAAGAAAGTTGGAATCCATATTTCTATTCGTTACGGGAAAGTGCAATGCCAAATGCGCCATGTGTTTTTACGCTAACGATATGGCTAAAAAAGAGAAGGATTTGACTTTCGAAGAAATCAAGAGAATCTCGGAAACTGCCGGAGAGATTAACAAGCTATGGGTATCGGGTGGTGAGCCGACGCTAAGGGAAGATTTGCCTGAGATTCTTGAGATGTTTTATCGGAACAATCATATCAAGGATGTCAATATGCCGACCAACGGGTTGAAGCCCGACCGGGTTATCGAATGGGTAACACGTTTCCGCACCAACTGTCCGGAGTGCAATATCAACGTCAGCATCTCCTTGGATGGATTCGGCGAAACACATGATACGCAACGGGGCGTGCCCGGCAACTTCTACAAAGCGGTTGACACTATCCGAAAAGTCAGCGAGCATTTCAGAAACGACGGTAAGGTTCTGCTCAACGTGGCTACGGTAATCACCAAATACAATATAGACCAGATTAATGACTTTATGACATGGATGTACGGTCGTTTTCATCTGTCTACCCATACGATTGAAGCGGCACGCGGCACTACACGGGAAGACGGGGTCAAGGCACTGGACGAAACGACTCTCCGTGCCATTCAGGACGAATCCGCCCCGATATACGGAGCTTACGCCAAACGAATGGTTGCCAACACTT
The DNA window shown above is from Bacteroides faecium and carries:
- a CDS encoding radical SAM protein; this encodes MKTKRTRSSFRSMSSERKLESIFLFVTGKCNAKCAMCFYANDMAKKEKDLTFEEIKRISETAGEINKLWVSGGEPTLREDLPEILEMFYRNNHIKDVNMPTNGLKPDRVIEWVTRFRTNCPECNINVSISLDGFGETHDTQRGVPGNFYKAVDTIRKVSEHFRNDGKVLLNVATVITKYNIDQINDFMTWMYGRFHLSTHTIEAARGTTREDGVKALDETTLRAIQDESAPIYGAYAKRMVANTSGLRKPITKFFYTGIVRALYNIRASNIDRPTPWGMDCTAGETTLVIDYDGRFRSCELREPLGNVKDYDCDVQRIMQSDTMKKEVEAIGHGYKANCWCTHGCFITASLIFNPRKMMKQVYKGYREVGKLDKPIDISEASLAGMEEKYQLDKAKLSEIGVAVY